A stretch of Chroicocephalus ridibundus chromosome 24, bChrRid1.1, whole genome shotgun sequence DNA encodes these proteins:
- the IKZF4 gene encoding zinc finger protein Eos isoform X1, which produces MDIEDCNGRSYMSGICSSWKVSGCVRPASDADMHTQPGLQRCFQGVGCDNTPGYLQQGSGDSSLEKEFSSAIVGPTVSTPNSQHSSPSRSLSANSIKVEMYSDEEASRLLSQDDRMLEKEDSVIVEDSLSEPLGYCDGTGQEPHSPGGIRLPNGKLKCDICGMVCIGPNVLMVHKRSHTGERPFHCNQCGASFTQKGNLLRHIKLHSGEKPFKCPFCNYACRRRDALTGHLRTHSVSSPTVGKPYKCNYCGRSYKQQSTLEEHKERCHNYLQSLNTEPQSLAGQQGDEMRDLEIVPDSLLHPSSDRPTFIDRLANSLTKRKRSTPQKFVGEKQMRFTLSDLPFDVNSGFEKDVEMVSAHHPLDPSYGGSLSLMGGEHLRPLRLPPTNCISEVTPVISSVYTQIQPLPGRLEMPGGREAAEGHEDVADAVQVVYRSREPTSPANGCQDSTDTESNHEERSSQLPAGTCASSRQSPAYAKEDPKAPEGPPAARVTPSSAKDALRVVNEEGEQIRAFKCEHCRILFLDHVMFTIHMGCHGFRDPFECNICGYHSQDRYEFSSHIVRGEHKIG; this is translated from the exons GTAGTGGGGATTCCTCTCTGGAGAAGGAGTTCAGCTCGGCGATCGTGGGACCCACGGTGAGCACACCCAACAGCCAGCATTCCTCCCCGAGCCGCTCTCTCAGTG CAAACTCCATCAAGGTGGAGATGTACAGCGATGAGGAAGCCAGCCGGCTGCTGTCACAGGACGACCGGATGCTCGAGAAGGAGGACAGCGTGATCGTGGAGGACTCGCTCTCGGAGCCCCTGGGCTACTGCGACGGGACGGGCCAGGAGCCACACTCCCCTGGGGGCATCCGGTTGCCCAACGGCAAGCTGAAATGTGACATCTGCGGGATGGTGTGCATCGGCCCCAATGTGCTGATGGTGCACAAGCGCAGCCACACCG GAGAAAGGCCCTTCCACTGCAACCAGTGCGGAGCCTCCTTCACCCAGAAGGGAAACCTCCTGCGCCACATCAAACTGCACTCCGGCGAGAAGCCCTTCAAATGTCCCTTCTGCAACTACGCCTGCCGCAGGAGGGACGCGCTGACCGGCCACCTGCGGACACACTCCG TCTCCTCCCCCACCGTCGGCAAGCCCTACAAGTGCAACTACTGCGGCCGGAGCTACAAGCAGCAGAGCACGCTGGAGGAGCACAAGGAGCGGTGCCACAACTACCTGCAGAGTCTCAACACTGAACCGCAGTCGCTGGCCGGCCAGCAAG GTGACGAGATGCGAGACCTGGAGATAGTGCCGGATTCTCTGCTTCACCCCTCGTCCGACCGGCCGACGTTTATCGACCGGCTGGCCAACAGCCTCACCAAACGGAAACGCTCCACACCTCAGAAATTCGTGG GGGAGAAGCAGATGCGATTCACCCTCTCGGATCTCCCCTTCGACGTGAATTCCGGCTTCGAGAAGGACGTGGAGATGGTCTCTGCCCACCACCCCCTCGACCCCTCCTACGGCGGCTCCCTCTCCCTGATGGGGGGGGAGCACCTTcgccccctccgcctcccccccacAAACTGCATCTCGGAGGTCACCCCCGTCATCAGCTCCGTCTACACCCAGATCCAGCCCCTGCCGGGCCGGTTGGAGATGCCGGGAGGTCGGGAAGCTGCCGAAGGGCACGAGGACGTGGCGGACGCGGTACAGGTGGTTTACCGGAGCCGAGAACCCACGTCTCCCGCCAACGGCTGCCAAGATTCCACGGACACCGAGAGCAACCACGAAGAGCGGAGCTCGCAGCTGCCGGCGGGGACCTGCGCCAGCAGCCGCCAGAGCCCGGCTTACGCCAAAGAGGATCCCAAAGCGccggagggacccccggccgccCGCGTCACCCCCAGCTCCGCCAAAGACGCCCTGCGGGTGGTCAACGAGGAGGGGGAGCAGATCAGGGCCTTCAAGTGCGAGCACTGCCGCATCCTCTTCCTCGACCACGTCATGTTCACCATCCACATGGGCTGCCACGGCTTCAGAGACCCTTTCGAATGCAACATCTGTGGCTACCACAGCCAGGACCGGTACGAGTTCTCCTCCCACATCGTGAGGGGCGAGCATAAAATCGGCTAA
- the IKZF4 gene encoding zinc finger protein Eos isoform X4 translates to MDIEDCNGRSYMSGSGDSSLEKEFSSAIVGPTVSTPNSQHSSPSRSLSANSIKVEMYSDEEASRLLSQDDRMLEKEDSVIVEDSLSEPLGYCDGTGQEPHSPGGIRLPNGKLKCDICGMVCIGPNVLMVHKRSHTGERPFHCNQCGASFTQKGNLLRHIKLHSGEKPFKCPFCNYACRRRDALTGHLRTHSVSSPTVGKPYKCNYCGRSYKQQSTLEEHKERCHNYLQSLNTEPQSLAGQQGEKQMRFTLSDLPFDVNSGFEKDVEMVSAHHPLDPSYGGSLSLMGGEHLRPLRLPPTNCISEVTPVISSVYTQIQPLPGRLEMPGGREAAEGHEDVADAVQVVYRSREPTSPANGCQDSTDTESNHEERSSQLPAGTCASSRQSPAYAKEDPKAPEGPPAARVTPSSAKDALRVVNEEGEQIRAFKCEHCRILFLDHVMFTIHMGCHGFRDPFECNICGYHSQDRYEFSSHIVRGEHKIG, encoded by the exons GTAGTGGGGATTCCTCTCTGGAGAAGGAGTTCAGCTCGGCGATCGTGGGACCCACGGTGAGCACACCCAACAGCCAGCATTCCTCCCCGAGCCGCTCTCTCAGTG CAAACTCCATCAAGGTGGAGATGTACAGCGATGAGGAAGCCAGCCGGCTGCTGTCACAGGACGACCGGATGCTCGAGAAGGAGGACAGCGTGATCGTGGAGGACTCGCTCTCGGAGCCCCTGGGCTACTGCGACGGGACGGGCCAGGAGCCACACTCCCCTGGGGGCATCCGGTTGCCCAACGGCAAGCTGAAATGTGACATCTGCGGGATGGTGTGCATCGGCCCCAATGTGCTGATGGTGCACAAGCGCAGCCACACCG GAGAAAGGCCCTTCCACTGCAACCAGTGCGGAGCCTCCTTCACCCAGAAGGGAAACCTCCTGCGCCACATCAAACTGCACTCCGGCGAGAAGCCCTTCAAATGTCCCTTCTGCAACTACGCCTGCCGCAGGAGGGACGCGCTGACCGGCCACCTGCGGACACACTCCG TCTCCTCCCCCACCGTCGGCAAGCCCTACAAGTGCAACTACTGCGGCCGGAGCTACAAGCAGCAGAGCACGCTGGAGGAGCACAAGGAGCGGTGCCACAACTACCTGCAGAGTCTCAACACTGAACCGCAGTCGCTGGCCGGCCAGCAAG GGGAGAAGCAGATGCGATTCACCCTCTCGGATCTCCCCTTCGACGTGAATTCCGGCTTCGAGAAGGACGTGGAGATGGTCTCTGCCCACCACCCCCTCGACCCCTCCTACGGCGGCTCCCTCTCCCTGATGGGGGGGGAGCACCTTcgccccctccgcctcccccccacAAACTGCATCTCGGAGGTCACCCCCGTCATCAGCTCCGTCTACACCCAGATCCAGCCCCTGCCGGGCCGGTTGGAGATGCCGGGAGGTCGGGAAGCTGCCGAAGGGCACGAGGACGTGGCGGACGCGGTACAGGTGGTTTACCGGAGCCGAGAACCCACGTCTCCCGCCAACGGCTGCCAAGATTCCACGGACACCGAGAGCAACCACGAAGAGCGGAGCTCGCAGCTGCCGGCGGGGACCTGCGCCAGCAGCCGCCAGAGCCCGGCTTACGCCAAAGAGGATCCCAAAGCGccggagggacccccggccgccCGCGTCACCCCCAGCTCCGCCAAAGACGCCCTGCGGGTGGTCAACGAGGAGGGGGAGCAGATCAGGGCCTTCAAGTGCGAGCACTGCCGCATCCTCTTCCTCGACCACGTCATGTTCACCATCCACATGGGCTGCCACGGCTTCAGAGACCCTTTCGAATGCAACATCTGTGGCTACCACAGCCAGGACCGGTACGAGTTCTCCTCCCACATCGTGAGGGGCGAGCATAAAATCGGCTAA
- the IKZF4 gene encoding zinc finger protein Eos isoform X2, which produces MDIEDCNGRSYMSGSGDSSLEKEFSSAIVGPTVSTPNSQHSSPSRSLSANSIKVEMYSDEEASRLLSQDDRMLEKEDSVIVEDSLSEPLGYCDGTGQEPHSPGGIRLPNGKLKCDICGMVCIGPNVLMVHKRSHTGERPFHCNQCGASFTQKGNLLRHIKLHSGEKPFKCPFCNYACRRRDALTGHLRTHSVSSPTVGKPYKCNYCGRSYKQQSTLEEHKERCHNYLQSLNTEPQSLAGQQGDEMRDLEIVPDSLLHPSSDRPTFIDRLANSLTKRKRSTPQKFVGEKQMRFTLSDLPFDVNSGFEKDVEMVSAHHPLDPSYGGSLSLMGGEHLRPLRLPPTNCISEVTPVISSVYTQIQPLPGRLEMPGGREAAEGHEDVADAVQVVYRSREPTSPANGCQDSTDTESNHEERSSQLPAGTCASSRQSPAYAKEDPKAPEGPPAARVTPSSAKDALRVVNEEGEQIRAFKCEHCRILFLDHVMFTIHMGCHGFRDPFECNICGYHSQDRYEFSSHIVRGEHKIG; this is translated from the exons GTAGTGGGGATTCCTCTCTGGAGAAGGAGTTCAGCTCGGCGATCGTGGGACCCACGGTGAGCACACCCAACAGCCAGCATTCCTCCCCGAGCCGCTCTCTCAGTG CAAACTCCATCAAGGTGGAGATGTACAGCGATGAGGAAGCCAGCCGGCTGCTGTCACAGGACGACCGGATGCTCGAGAAGGAGGACAGCGTGATCGTGGAGGACTCGCTCTCGGAGCCCCTGGGCTACTGCGACGGGACGGGCCAGGAGCCACACTCCCCTGGGGGCATCCGGTTGCCCAACGGCAAGCTGAAATGTGACATCTGCGGGATGGTGTGCATCGGCCCCAATGTGCTGATGGTGCACAAGCGCAGCCACACCG GAGAAAGGCCCTTCCACTGCAACCAGTGCGGAGCCTCCTTCACCCAGAAGGGAAACCTCCTGCGCCACATCAAACTGCACTCCGGCGAGAAGCCCTTCAAATGTCCCTTCTGCAACTACGCCTGCCGCAGGAGGGACGCGCTGACCGGCCACCTGCGGACACACTCCG TCTCCTCCCCCACCGTCGGCAAGCCCTACAAGTGCAACTACTGCGGCCGGAGCTACAAGCAGCAGAGCACGCTGGAGGAGCACAAGGAGCGGTGCCACAACTACCTGCAGAGTCTCAACACTGAACCGCAGTCGCTGGCCGGCCAGCAAG GTGACGAGATGCGAGACCTGGAGATAGTGCCGGATTCTCTGCTTCACCCCTCGTCCGACCGGCCGACGTTTATCGACCGGCTGGCCAACAGCCTCACCAAACGGAAACGCTCCACACCTCAGAAATTCGTGG GGGAGAAGCAGATGCGATTCACCCTCTCGGATCTCCCCTTCGACGTGAATTCCGGCTTCGAGAAGGACGTGGAGATGGTCTCTGCCCACCACCCCCTCGACCCCTCCTACGGCGGCTCCCTCTCCCTGATGGGGGGGGAGCACCTTcgccccctccgcctcccccccacAAACTGCATCTCGGAGGTCACCCCCGTCATCAGCTCCGTCTACACCCAGATCCAGCCCCTGCCGGGCCGGTTGGAGATGCCGGGAGGTCGGGAAGCTGCCGAAGGGCACGAGGACGTGGCGGACGCGGTACAGGTGGTTTACCGGAGCCGAGAACCCACGTCTCCCGCCAACGGCTGCCAAGATTCCACGGACACCGAGAGCAACCACGAAGAGCGGAGCTCGCAGCTGCCGGCGGGGACCTGCGCCAGCAGCCGCCAGAGCCCGGCTTACGCCAAAGAGGATCCCAAAGCGccggagggacccccggccgccCGCGTCACCCCCAGCTCCGCCAAAGACGCCCTGCGGGTGGTCAACGAGGAGGGGGAGCAGATCAGGGCCTTCAAGTGCGAGCACTGCCGCATCCTCTTCCTCGACCACGTCATGTTCACCATCCACATGGGCTGCCACGGCTTCAGAGACCCTTTCGAATGCAACATCTGTGGCTACCACAGCCAGGACCGGTACGAGTTCTCCTCCCACATCGTGAGGGGCGAGCATAAAATCGGCTAA
- the IKZF4 gene encoding zinc finger protein Eos isoform X5 has protein sequence MYSDEEASRLLSQDDRMLEKEDSVIVEDSLSEPLGYCDGTGQEPHSPGGIRLPNGKLKCDICGMVCIGPNVLMVHKRSHTGERPFHCNQCGASFTQKGNLLRHIKLHSGEKPFKCPFCNYACRRRDALTGHLRTHSVSSPTVGKPYKCNYCGRSYKQQSTLEEHKERCHNYLQSLNTEPQSLAGQQGDEMRDLEIVPDSLLHPSSDRPTFIDRLANSLTKRKRSTPQKFVGEKQMRFTLSDLPFDVNSGFEKDVEMVSAHHPLDPSYGGSLSLMGGEHLRPLRLPPTNCISEVTPVISSVYTQIQPLPGRLEMPGGREAAEGHEDVADAVQVVYRSREPTSPANGCQDSTDTESNHEERSSQLPAGTCASSRQSPAYAKEDPKAPEGPPAARVTPSSAKDALRVVNEEGEQIRAFKCEHCRILFLDHVMFTIHMGCHGFRDPFECNICGYHSQDRYEFSSHIVRGEHKIG, from the exons ATGTACAGCGATGAGGAAGCCAGCCGGCTGCTGTCACAGGACGACCGGATGCTCGAGAAGGAGGACAGCGTGATCGTGGAGGACTCGCTCTCGGAGCCCCTGGGCTACTGCGACGGGACGGGCCAGGAGCCACACTCCCCTGGGGGCATCCGGTTGCCCAACGGCAAGCTGAAATGTGACATCTGCGGGATGGTGTGCATCGGCCCCAATGTGCTGATGGTGCACAAGCGCAGCCACACCG GAGAAAGGCCCTTCCACTGCAACCAGTGCGGAGCCTCCTTCACCCAGAAGGGAAACCTCCTGCGCCACATCAAACTGCACTCCGGCGAGAAGCCCTTCAAATGTCCCTTCTGCAACTACGCCTGCCGCAGGAGGGACGCGCTGACCGGCCACCTGCGGACACACTCCG TCTCCTCCCCCACCGTCGGCAAGCCCTACAAGTGCAACTACTGCGGCCGGAGCTACAAGCAGCAGAGCACGCTGGAGGAGCACAAGGAGCGGTGCCACAACTACCTGCAGAGTCTCAACACTGAACCGCAGTCGCTGGCCGGCCAGCAAG GTGACGAGATGCGAGACCTGGAGATAGTGCCGGATTCTCTGCTTCACCCCTCGTCCGACCGGCCGACGTTTATCGACCGGCTGGCCAACAGCCTCACCAAACGGAAACGCTCCACACCTCAGAAATTCGTGG GGGAGAAGCAGATGCGATTCACCCTCTCGGATCTCCCCTTCGACGTGAATTCCGGCTTCGAGAAGGACGTGGAGATGGTCTCTGCCCACCACCCCCTCGACCCCTCCTACGGCGGCTCCCTCTCCCTGATGGGGGGGGAGCACCTTcgccccctccgcctcccccccacAAACTGCATCTCGGAGGTCACCCCCGTCATCAGCTCCGTCTACACCCAGATCCAGCCCCTGCCGGGCCGGTTGGAGATGCCGGGAGGTCGGGAAGCTGCCGAAGGGCACGAGGACGTGGCGGACGCGGTACAGGTGGTTTACCGGAGCCGAGAACCCACGTCTCCCGCCAACGGCTGCCAAGATTCCACGGACACCGAGAGCAACCACGAAGAGCGGAGCTCGCAGCTGCCGGCGGGGACCTGCGCCAGCAGCCGCCAGAGCCCGGCTTACGCCAAAGAGGATCCCAAAGCGccggagggacccccggccgccCGCGTCACCCCCAGCTCCGCCAAAGACGCCCTGCGGGTGGTCAACGAGGAGGGGGAGCAGATCAGGGCCTTCAAGTGCGAGCACTGCCGCATCCTCTTCCTCGACCACGTCATGTTCACCATCCACATGGGCTGCCACGGCTTCAGAGACCCTTTCGAATGCAACATCTGTGGCTACCACAGCCAGGACCGGTACGAGTTCTCCTCCCACATCGTGAGGGGCGAGCATAAAATCGGCTAA